The genomic interval ggggattgggggtgcagggggcttgGGAGAGGTTTGGGGATCCAGGTAGGAGTCAGGgcggtttgggggtgcagggtggtctcgcggggtttggggtgcaggtaGGAGTCAGGgcggtttgggggtgcagggtggtctcgcggggtttggggtgcaggtaGGAgtcagggaggttttggggtgcagggtggtcTCAGGGGAGGTTTGGGGTGCAGATAGGAGTTAGGgcggtttgggggtgctggggggctcaggaggggttttggggtgcagataGGGATTAGGACAGTTTTGGGGTACAGGCTGGTCCTCGGGGGGGGGTTTGGGAATCAGGACAGTTTGGGGGTGCAGGTAGGAGTCAGggagatttgggggtgcaggaagGGCTTGTGAGGGGTTTCGGGGTGCAGAGTACCGGCGtgcagttttggggtgcaggtgggagTCAGGgcggtttgggggtgcagggtggtcTTAGAGGAggtttggggtgcaggtgggagtcagggaggttttggggtgcagggtggtctcggggggggttggggtgcaggTAGGAGTTAGGgcggtttgggggtgctggggggctcaggaggggttttggggtgcaggtaGGGATTAGGACAGTTTTGGGGTACAGGCTGGTCCTCGGGGGGGGTTGGGAATCAGGGCAGTTTGGGGGTGCAGGTAGGAGTCAGggagatttgggggtgcaggaagGGCTtgtgaggggttttggggtgcagggtggtcCCAGGGCActtttggggtgcaggtgggagTCAGGgcggtttgggggtgcagggtggtccCAGGGCActtttggggtgcaggtgggagTCAGGgcggtttgggggtgcagggtggtccCAGGGCActtttggggtgcaggtgggagTCAGGGTGGTTTGGGCGTGCAGGGTGGtcccgggggtctgggggtgcggggtgcgctcaggaggtttttggggtgcagtTTGGGTcgcaggcaggagcagggtgcCCAGGAGGGGTTTCGGGGTGCCGGCTGCCCGCGGGGGTGGTTTGGGGGCACAGAGGGTCCCGGGGGGCCCCGCCCACCGTGGCAGGAGCTAATTAAGCCTTGAGGGGGGGGTCTGATACCCCCTGATCCCCCCAACCCGCTAATCAGGGCTCGGGGGCGATTAGTCGCCCCAAAAGCGGCTTGGCGGGTGGGTAAGCCCGGCTTGGccagcgcccgcccgccggaTAAGCCGGGCTCAGCCGCGCTTTGCGGCGTTAGCCCCGattagggggtggggggggcgcggCCCCATCCGCCCCCCTCCCTATAAAGGGTCCCGCCAGCCGCCCCCCGGGCCCGCGCCCCTCcgcgtccgtccgtccgtccccgcCGCCATGCAGAAGTCGCGGGATGGCCGGGAGGAGCTCCCGGAGGACTTCTTCATCCCCatggccctggagacccccaacCTGACGGCGCTGAGCCCCTTCCTGGTGCCGCAGACCCACCTGGGCAGCCCCGGGGTCTTCATGGGGATGTCGGCCTTCATGTTCATGCTGATCGCCCTGGGCGTCCCCATCAACGCCCTCACCATCTTCTGCACCGCCAAGTACAAGAAGCTGCGCTCCCACCTCAACTACATCCTGGTCAACCTGGCCGTCTCCAACCTGCTGGTCATCTGCGTCGGCTCCACCACCGCCTTCTACAGCTTCTCCCAGATGTACTTCGCCCTGGGGCCCACCGCCTGCAAGATCGAGGGCTTCGCCGCCACCCTGGGAGGTAGCGGAGGACGGGGGGACACCGTGGCCTGGGGACGTTGGGTCTGGAGGACGTGGAGCGGAAGGACGCGAGGGCTTGGGGACGTGGGGCATGGGGATGTTGGGTCTGGGGACGTTGGGTCTGGAGGACGTGGAGCGGAAGGACGCAAGGGCTTGGGGACGCGAGGGCTTGGGGACGTGGGGCATGGGGACGTTGGGTCTGGGGACGTTGGGCCTGGAGGACACGGAGCAGAAGGACGCGAGGGCCTGGGGACGTTGGGCTTGGGGACGTTGGGTCTGGAGGACGTGGGGCAGAAGGACGCGAGGGCTTGGGGACGTGGAGCATGGGGACGTTGGGTCTGGGGACGTTGGGTCTGGAGGACGTGGAGCGGAAGGACGCGAGGGCTTGGGGACGCGAGGGCTTGGGGACGTTGGGTCTGGGGACGTTGGGTCTGGAGGACACGGAGCAGAAGGACGCGAGGGCCTGGGGACGTTGGGCTTGGGGACGTTGGGTCTGGGGACGTTGGGTCTGGAGGACACGGAGCAGAAGGACGCGAGGGCCTGGGGATGTTGGGCTTGGGGACGTTGAGTCTGGGGACGTTGGGTCTGGAGGACACGGAGCAGAAGGACGTGAGGGCTTGGGGATGTGGGGCATGGGGACGTTGGGTCTGGAGGACGTGGAGCGGAAGGACGCGAGGGCTTGGGGACTTTGGGCATGGGGACGTTGGGTCTGGAGGACGTTGGGTCTGGAGGACATGGGGCAGAAGGACGCGAGGGTGTGGGGACTTTGGGCGTGTGAGACACGGAGCAGAAGGACACAAGGGCATGGGGATGTTGGACGTGGGGATGTTGGGCGCGGGGACATTGCGTGTGTGGGACATGGAGCAGAAGGACACGAGGGTCTGGGGACGTTGGGTCTGGAGGACATGGAGCAGCAGGACGCAAGGGTGTGAGGACTCTGGGTCTGGGGACATCGGGTGCATGAACGTGGGGCAGAAGGACACAGGAGCATGGGGACATTAGAGGTGTGGGACACAAGCATGAGGACATTGGCCATGGAGACGTTGGGCGTGTGGGAGCAGGGCATGGGGACGCTGGGTCTGGGGACGTTGGGTGTGTGGGACATGGAGCAGAAGGACGCGAGAGCGTGGGGACATTGGACATGGGGACGTTGGGGGTGTGGGATGTGGGGTAGAGGGACACGAGGGagtggggatgttggggacatggggacattgggtgTGTGGGGACACGGAGACATTGGCCATGGGGCTGTTGGGCGTGTGGGGGACAGGGCAGAGGGACCCCAGCCCATGGGGACACGCGGACATGGGGCCGTTGGGTGTGTGGGACACTGGGCAGAGGGACTCGGGGCCATCAGGTGCACGGGGACATGGAGACGTTGGCCATGGGGCCGTTGGGTGGGTGGGACACGGGGCGGAGGGACCCCAGCCCagggggccgcgggggccgccaGGCGGGGTGGGTGGCACGGGGCGGggcgtccccgctgtccccccagGCATGGTCAGCCTGTGGTCGCTGGCGGTGGTGGCCTTCGAGCGGTTCCTGGTGATCTGCAAGCCCCTGGGCAACTTCACCTTCCGGGGCAGCCACGCCGTCCTGGGCTGCGCCGTCACCTGGATCTTCGGCCTGGTGGCCTCCGTGCCCCCCCTCTTCGGCTGGAGCAGGtctggggggcggggcggggcgggggcggggcggggggcgcggcagCCGGTGCGAGGCGTGGCCGTGCCCCCCCAGGTACATCCCCGAGGGGCTGCAGTGCTCCTGCGGCCCCGACTGGTACACCTCCAACAACAAGTGGAACAACGAGTCCTACgtcatcttcctcttctgcttctgcttcgGCGTGCCCCTGGCCATCATCGTCTTCTCCTACGGCCgcctgctcctcaccctgcgCGCGGTGGgcgcccgcggcgggcgggggcgcctgcggggggccgggggaggtggGCGTTCCTCGGGGGTCCTACGGAGGTGGGCGTTCCTCGGGGGTCCTACGGAGGTGGGCGTTCCTCGGGGGTCCTACGGAGGTGGGCGTTCCTCGGGGGTCCTATGGAGGTGGGCGTTCCTCAGGGGGTCCTATGGAGGTGGGCGTTCCTCGGGGGTTCTATGGAGGTAGGCGTTCTTTAGGGGGTCCTATGGAGGTGGGCGTTCCTCGGGGGTCCTATGGAGGTGGGCGTTCCTTGGGGGGTCCTATGGAGGTGGGCGTTCCTTGGGGGGTCCTATGGAGGTGGGCGTTCcttggggggcctggggaggtGGGCGTTCCTTGGGGGTCCTATGGAGGTGGGCGTTCTTTAGGGGGTCCTATGGAGGTGGGCGTTCCTTGGGGGTCCTATGGAGGTGGGCGTTCTTTAGGGGGTCCTATGGAGGTGGGCGTTCCTTGGGGGTCCTATGGAGGTGGGCGTTCCTTGGGGAGCCTATAGAGATGGACATTCCCTGGGGGACCCTATAGAGATGGAAATTCCTTGGGGGGTCCTATAGAGATGGCCATTCCTTGAGAGATCCTACGGAGATGGCCATTCCCTGTGGGGGTCCTATAGAGATGGTCATTGCTTGGGGGCACCCTATAGAGATGGGTGGTCCCCAGGGGTCAGAGGGGATCCTATAGAGGTGGCCGTCCCCTGGGGGGAGCCTATAGACACAGGGCAGCTCCCTGCGGGTCGGCGGGGACCCAATGGTGATGGCCGCTCTCTGGGGGGGACCCTATGGGGCCAGAGGGGACCCTATGGAGGTGCCCCTCCCCGGGGAGACCCTATAGCGTCAGGGCAGCCCCCGGTCCCCGCGGGGAGCCTATAGCGGCCTGGGCGGGCCCCGGCAGGTGGCGAAGCAGCAGGAGCAGTCGGCCACGACGCAGAAGGCGGAGCGGGAGGTGACCaagatggtggtggtgatggtgctgGGCTTCCTGATCTGCTGGGCCCCCTACTCGGCCTTCGCCCTCTGGGTGGTGACGCACCGGGGGCAGCCCTTCGAGGTGGGGCTGGCCTCCGTCCCCTCCGTCTTCTCCAAGGCCTCCACCGTCTACAACCCCGTCATCTACGTCTTCATGAACAAGCAGGTGGGGCCGCGGGGGGCAccacggggctgccggggggcaccacgggggtgtcggggggctgccggggggcgtCGGGGGGCACCACGGGGGTgtcggggggctgctggggggtgtCGGGGGGTGTCGGGGGGCACCACGGGGGTgtcggggggctgctggggggtgtcggggggcaccacggggctgccggggggcgtTGGGGGACACCacgggggtgttggggggctgccggggggtgtcagggggctgCCAGGGGGTGTCGGGGGCAccacggggctgctgggggtgttACAGGGTGTCAGGGGAGTGTTACGGGGTGTCATAGGGCTGCCAGGGGGTGttgcggggtgccgggggggtgtTATGGGGTGTCGGGGGGGTGTTATGGGGTGTCAGGGCGTGTTATGGCATGTCAGCGGGTGTCAGGGGGGCGTTACGGGGTGTCAGGGGGTGTtacggggtgccgggggggtgtTACAGGGTGCCAGGGGGGTTGTTACGGGGTGTCATAGGGCTGCCAGGGGGTGTTACGGGGTGTCGGGGGGGTGTTACGGGGTGTCAGGGGGTGTTACGGGCTGCCGGGGGGGTGttacggggtgctgggggggtgttaTGGGGTGTCAGGGGGTGTTACGGGGTGTCGGGGGGGTGTTATGGGGTGTCAGGGGGTGTtacggggtgccggggggtgttacggggtgccgggggggcgtGGGGCGGGGGTCAGAGGGGCCGGAGCGGTGTCCCCACCCCGTCATGGCATCACCGGGACGTGCCCCGGTCCCggggggtggctgtggctggggacagccccgcagagccccggtgacgtcccagtaacccccagtgtcGCCCCAGTAAGAGCCCAGTGACGGCCTGAGAACGTGCCCCGGTGACCCTCTGGTGACTCCCCAGTAACATCCCAGTGACACCCAGTAACACGTCCCAGTGACACCCCAGTGACCCCCTGGTGACACCCCAGTAACACACCCCAGTGACACCCCAATAACACGCCCCAGTGACACCCCAGTAAGAGCCCAGTGACGTCCCAGTGACACACCCCAGTGACACCCCAGTAAGAGCCCAGTGACATCCCAATAACCCGCCCCAGTGACACTCCAGTAAGAGCCCAGTGACACCCCAGTAAGAGCCCAGTGACGCCCCAATAACCCGCCCCGGTGACGCCCCAGTAAGAGCCCAGTGACACCCCAATAACCCGCCCCAGTGACACTCCAGCAAGAGCCCAGTGACACCCCAGTAAGAGCCCAGTGACGCCCCAGTAAGAGCCCAGTGACATCCCAATAACCCGCCCCAGTGACACTCCAGCAAGAGCCCAGTGACACCCCAGTAAGAGCCCAGTGACACCCCAGTAACCCGCCCCAGTAAGAGCCCAGTGACACCCCAATAACCCGCCCCACTGACACTCCAG from Calonectris borealis chromosome 34, bCalBor7.hap1.2, whole genome shotgun sequence carries:
- the LOC142074260 gene encoding blue-sensitive opsin, with product MQKSRDGREELPEDFFIPMALETPNLTALSPFLVPQTHLGSPGVFMGMSAFMFMLIALGVPINALTIFCTAKYKKLRSHLNYILVNLAVSNLLVICVGSTTAFYSFSQMYFALGPTACKIEGFAATLGGMVSLWSLAVVAFERFLVICKPLGNFTFRGSHAVLGCAVTWIFGLVASVPPLFGWSRYIPEGLQCSCGPDWYTSNNKWNNESYVIFLFCFCFGVPLAIIVFSYGRLLLTLRAVAKQQEQSATTQKAEREVTKMVVVMVLGFLICWAPYSAFALWVVTHRGQPFEVGLASVPSVFSKASTVYNPVIYVFMNKQFRSCMLKLVFCGRSPFGDEDDVSGSSQATQVSSVSSSQVSPA